In a genomic window of Melanotaenia boesemani isolate fMelBoe1 chromosome 1, fMelBoe1.pri, whole genome shotgun sequence:
- the LOC121640011 gene encoding general transcription factor IIF subunit 2-like isoform X4 — MSEKGEVDLTGAKQNTGVWLVKVPKYLSQQWEKASGRGEVGKLRICKEGNQGKAEVSFTLNEELTVIEGIEDKTVSAPREHPFTMQSVGGQMLAVFTENSSGQSEERSDGSSSGSGAGPDKIALEGMVVQRAECRPAVSESYMKLKRLQIEESSKPARLSQQLSKPVTSNYKPVANHDYNREYERKKKEEGKRARADKQQVLDMLFSAFEKHQYYNIKDLVDITKQPVIYLKEILRDIGIYNVKGTHKNTWELKPEYRHYQGEEKTDE; from the exons ATGTCGGAAAAAGGAGAGGTTGACCTAACTGGTGCCAAGCAAAACACGGGAGTGTGGCTTGTTAAG GTGCCAAAATACCTTTCTCAACAATGGGAAAAAGCGTCAGGCAGAGGCGAGGTTGGGAAACTCAGAATCTGCAA A gaAGGAAACCAAGGAAAAGCAGAG GTATCTTTTACTTTGAACGAAGAGCTCACTGTAATTGAAGGTATAGAGGATAAAACTGTGTCTGCACCCCGTGAGCATCCGTTCACCATGCAGTCAGTGGGAGGTCAGATGTTGGCAGTCTTCACAGAGAATTCATCTG GCCAATCAGAAGAAAGATCTGATGGCAGCAGCTCAGGTTCGGGGGCAGGTCCAG ATAAAATAGCCCTGGAAGGCATGGTAGTACAGAGAGCAGAGTGCAGACCTGCTGTCAGTGAAAGCTATATGAAACTAAAAAG GTTACAAATTGAAGAGTCGTCCAAGCCAGCCAGGCTGTCACAGCAGCTGTCAAAACCGGTCACCAGCAACTACAAACCTGTGGCCAACCATGATTACAAT AGGGAGTAtgaaaggaagaagaaggaggagggcAAGAGAGCAAGAGCTGACAAACAGCAGGTGTTGGAcatgttgttttctgcttttgagAAGCACCAGTACTACAACATCAAAGACCTGGTGGATATCACCAAACAGCCTGTG ATTTACTTGAAAGAAATATTACGTGATATTGGCATCTACAATGTAAAGGGGACACACAAGAACACCTGGGAGCTCAAGCCAGAGTACAGACATTACCAAGGCGAAGAAAAGACTGATGAATAG
- the LOC121640011 gene encoding general transcription factor IIF subunit 2-like isoform X1, protein MGKSVRQRRGWETQNLQEGNQGKAEVSFTLNEELTVIEGIEDKTVSAPREHPFTMQSVGGQMLAVFTENSSGQSEERSDGSSSGSGAGPGPDKIALEGMVVQRAECRPAVSESYMKLKRLQIEESSKPARLSQQLSKPVTSNYKPVANHDYNREYERKKKEEGKRARADKQQVLDMLFSAFEKHQYYNIKDLVDITKQPVIYLKEILRDIGIYNVKGTHKNTWELKPEYRHYQGEEKTDE, encoded by the exons ATGGGAAAAAGCGTCAGGCAGAGGCGAGGTTGGGAAACTCAGAATCTGCAA gaAGGAAACCAAGGAAAAGCAGAG GTATCTTTTACTTTGAACGAAGAGCTCACTGTAATTGAAGGTATAGAGGATAAAACTGTGTCTGCACCCCGTGAGCATCCGTTCACCATGCAGTCAGTGGGAGGTCAGATGTTGGCAGTCTTCACAGAGAATTCATCTG GCCAATCAGAAGAAAGATCTGATGGCAGCAGCTCAGGTTCGGGGGCAGGTCCAGG tccagATAAAATAGCCCTGGAAGGCATGGTAGTACAGAGAGCAGAGTGCAGACCTGCTGTCAGTGAAAGCTATATGAAACTAAAAAG GTTACAAATTGAAGAGTCGTCCAAGCCAGCCAGGCTGTCACAGCAGCTGTCAAAACCGGTCACCAGCAACTACAAACCTGTGGCCAACCATGATTACAAT AGGGAGTAtgaaaggaagaagaaggaggagggcAAGAGAGCAAGAGCTGACAAACAGCAGGTGTTGGAcatgttgttttctgcttttgagAAGCACCAGTACTACAACATCAAAGACCTGGTGGATATCACCAAACAGCCTGTG ATTTACTTGAAAGAAATATTACGTGATATTGGCATCTACAATGTAAAGGGGACACACAAGAACACCTGGGAGCTCAAGCCAGAGTACAGACATTACCAAGGCGAAGAAAAGACTGATGAATAG
- the LOC121640011 gene encoding general transcription factor IIF subunit 2-like isoform X3, giving the protein MGKSVRQRRGWETQNLQEGNQGKAEVSFTLNEELTVIEGIEDKTVSAPREHPFTMQSVGGQMLAVFTENSSDKIALEGMVVQRAECRPAVSESYMKLKRLQIEESSKPARLSQQLSKPVTSNYKPVANHDYNREYERKKKEEGKRARADKQQVLDMLFSAFEKHQYYNIKDLVDITKQPVIYLKEILRDIGIYNVKGTHKNTWELKPEYRHYQGEEKTDE; this is encoded by the exons ATGGGAAAAAGCGTCAGGCAGAGGCGAGGTTGGGAAACTCAGAATCTGCAA gaAGGAAACCAAGGAAAAGCAGAG GTATCTTTTACTTTGAACGAAGAGCTCACTGTAATTGAAGGTATAGAGGATAAAACTGTGTCTGCACCCCGTGAGCATCCGTTCACCATGCAGTCAGTGGGAGGTCAGATGTTGGCAGTCTTCACAGAGAATTCATCTG ATAAAATAGCCCTGGAAGGCATGGTAGTACAGAGAGCAGAGTGCAGACCTGCTGTCAGTGAAAGCTATATGAAACTAAAAAG GTTACAAATTGAAGAGTCGTCCAAGCCAGCCAGGCTGTCACAGCAGCTGTCAAAACCGGTCACCAGCAACTACAAACCTGTGGCCAACCATGATTACAAT AGGGAGTAtgaaaggaagaagaaggaggagggcAAGAGAGCAAGAGCTGACAAACAGCAGGTGTTGGAcatgttgttttctgcttttgagAAGCACCAGTACTACAACATCAAAGACCTGGTGGATATCACCAAACAGCCTGTG ATTTACTTGAAAGAAATATTACGTGATATTGGCATCTACAATGTAAAGGGGACACACAAGAACACCTGGGAGCTCAAGCCAGAGTACAGACATTACCAAGGCGAAGAAAAGACTGATGAATAG
- the LOC121640011 gene encoding general transcription factor IIF subunit 2-like isoform X2 produces the protein MGKSVRQRRGWETQNLQEGNQGKAEVSFTLNEELTVIEGIEDKTVSAPREHPFTMQSVGGQMLAVFTENSSGQSEERSDGSSSGSGAGPDKIALEGMVVQRAECRPAVSESYMKLKRLQIEESSKPARLSQQLSKPVTSNYKPVANHDYNREYERKKKEEGKRARADKQQVLDMLFSAFEKHQYYNIKDLVDITKQPVIYLKEILRDIGIYNVKGTHKNTWELKPEYRHYQGEEKTDE, from the exons ATGGGAAAAAGCGTCAGGCAGAGGCGAGGTTGGGAAACTCAGAATCTGCAA gaAGGAAACCAAGGAAAAGCAGAG GTATCTTTTACTTTGAACGAAGAGCTCACTGTAATTGAAGGTATAGAGGATAAAACTGTGTCTGCACCCCGTGAGCATCCGTTCACCATGCAGTCAGTGGGAGGTCAGATGTTGGCAGTCTTCACAGAGAATTCATCTG GCCAATCAGAAGAAAGATCTGATGGCAGCAGCTCAGGTTCGGGGGCAGGTCCAG ATAAAATAGCCCTGGAAGGCATGGTAGTACAGAGAGCAGAGTGCAGACCTGCTGTCAGTGAAAGCTATATGAAACTAAAAAG GTTACAAATTGAAGAGTCGTCCAAGCCAGCCAGGCTGTCACAGCAGCTGTCAAAACCGGTCACCAGCAACTACAAACCTGTGGCCAACCATGATTACAAT AGGGAGTAtgaaaggaagaagaaggaggagggcAAGAGAGCAAGAGCTGACAAACAGCAGGTGTTGGAcatgttgttttctgcttttgagAAGCACCAGTACTACAACATCAAAGACCTGGTGGATATCACCAAACAGCCTGTG ATTTACTTGAAAGAAATATTACGTGATATTGGCATCTACAATGTAAAGGGGACACACAAGAACACCTGGGAGCTCAAGCCAGAGTACAGACATTACCAAGGCGAAGAAAAGACTGATGAATAG
- the gpalpp1 gene encoding LOW QUALITY PROTEIN: GPALPP motifs-containing protein 1 (The sequence of the model RefSeq protein was modified relative to this genomic sequence to represent the inferred CDS: deleted 1 base in 1 codon), whose translation MSSDKLIGPALPPGFSKESSEDDDEETGFAGPALPPGYKRGEPSSSSDESEPEVAVKRARTTGNRPAQGNKDDDDGFFGPALPPGFKKQQSSPEKPPVLGPALPPGFNKATYDNDDGSDGEDEEDFQGPALPPGYRADSSSSEGEDEDVIGPMPAKGPVQDSVAHDFERRAQMMKEKLTGDDAPQVLTRETWMMELPPELQHIGLGARTFKKRSGPENKDRSIWTDTPADRERKARERLEGKKRGEVEKADVPQVSRKDLEMADKVSKYNESKRAESLMTLHTKKMKEKAKEKADTPVERRPFDRDEDLQVNRFDEAQKQRLLKKSQELNTRFSHSKDRMFL comes from the exons ATGTCATCTGATAAACTTATTGGCCCTGCTTTACCCCCGGGGTTTAGCAAGGAGAGCTCTGAAGACGACGACGAGGAAACAGGCT TCGCTGGTCCTGCTCTGCCTCCTGGTTATAAACGTGGAGAACCGTCGAGCTCCTCGGATGAGAGTGAGCCGGAGGTGGCGGTGAAACGAGCCAGGACAACTGGAAACAGACCTGCACA GGGGAacaaggatgatgatgatggtttctTTGGACCAGCTCTGCCCCcaggatttaaaaaacaacagagtTCACCAGAAAA GCCACCTGTGCTTGGACCGGCTTTGCCCCCTGGGTTTAACAAAGCAACatatgataatgatgatggcagtgatggagaagatgaagaggatTTCCAAGGTCCAGCCCTACCCCCAGGCTACCGTGCTGATTCCTCCAGCAGTGAGGGAGAGGATGAGGATGTGATTGGACCAATGCCAGCCAAAGGACCAGTTCAAGACAGTGTGGCTCATGATTTTGAACGAAGAGCACAAATGATGAAAGAGAAGCTGACAGGAGAt GATGCTCCTCAGGTGCTAACCAGAGAAACGTGGATGATGGAGCTCCCACCAGAGTTACAGCACATTGGCTTG GGGGCTCGAACTTTCAAGAAGAGATCCGGTCCAGAAAACAAGGATCGCTCCATTTGGACAGATACACCAGCCGATAGGGAGCGGAAGGCCAGG GAACGccttgaaggaaaaaaaaggggtgAAGTGGAGAAAGCTGATGTCCCACAAGTTTCCAGGAAGGACTTGGAAATGGCAGACAAAGTGTCTAAATATAAT gaaTCCAAACGCGCTGAGTCCCTCATGACTTTGCACACAaagaagatgaaagaaaaagcaaaggaGAAAGCAGACACACCAGTGGAGAGGAGGCCGTTTGATCGTGATGAAGACCTGCAGGTTAATCGCTTTGATGAAGCTCAGAAGCAGCGACTGCTAAAGAAGTCTCAGGAACTGAACACACGGTTCTCCCACAGCAAAGACCGAATGTTCCTGTAA